The following are encoded together in the Dama dama isolate Ldn47 chromosome 29, ASM3311817v1, whole genome shotgun sequence genome:
- the SPATA31G1 gene encoding uncharacterized protein C9orf131 homolog, whose product MEWLPEDLRGSEGVVGLLWNQLTYALACRHCGSSCLQSPGNLLTLFLFMVWQIQRWWQLGRWRQLQPWYAGDKMKVKGLPLLYRVAFLDRLWKQKSEEEEEAFLDPLKTCSLPKGAPIGEQVTTAPSQPSCNSEGLHKATGTLEQGLTQTPNPPRSFPTFQILTNLPVRHTTASGSRPQERKSQFFWGLPSLHSESLEAIFLSTGGLSPLKLSVSPSVVFNKLAFLPRSPVLLLPQYCFPTPLTTQEAHTTEDLERMASDPEQLPSPSSPPVPSLPLHLNPFPMDHTRVLSGTEANTQSQGTSILGVPPADETQWGTTGPKESAQAFQPPMPGPCQPPDSLSEAQEVSPEGGPSATKDFWGSSGHRASPMASGSPMSALCPPPHPLPELLGGRLLGESSGYEPQWRYKENSTKPRASEPPAFDLDPGLHGTRSACVPSESETPRKGMESKENLWVSTEPVSPPSFPSASLESVGTGVQAVLSDSNALRGAMRQRDNLWTSESPAPGHSLSVAPVLEHHRISPMGGLAGSETAWKDTNHSRNSWASESPSLAFSTPPVLVLDSLRASPMGVLFESEARCGDLGGRKDSRISELPGSSLPQDPHGTNSLGIQPDSEPIHRDVEQKEICWVPASPVWGPSPLPNSHTSEPIGDKRDDKPGGETVKHTENCRTTELPALTPRFSALLPDPHIDLEFVRRNMQHLRGNPRDPNPPAVDPLQPIPWPPAQAQALKIESNQPGLPKGGLLTGANAETPSSQGEAIPKVPTYPGIQAWRWSKELELRLDKLQQIPASRSASQPFSRSFTLSSATQATRKLSSCPPQQTHPPSPWPHSSSCHTPKAQSTVTQPVQVPYCYHPPFSFQPQIQKSGRPEQGPQKEQRKQAKTVYQISPQESCVHVESGENCRGQEEPANPAAAASGKRQDQASALSSAKKRASPRNPQEGDHGEADASLGSSTVTGESHPAQARLAENPVSRRSRRSQHSDQCSPRTASSPQPHSKYVSSQGQRGARLGTPDILAPRHCKPCPWARKHLSSSPPAPLTSSLQWILAKFLGTHEPMPTKSIRRGKPGSTGIQYKYPKK is encoded by the exons ATGGAATGGCTGCCAGAGGACCTGCGTGGCTCTGAGGGGGTCGTGGGGCTTCTCTGGAACCAGCTGACCTATGCCCTAGCCTGCCGACACTGTGGCAGCAGCTGCCTCCAGAGTCCAGGAAACCTGCTAACACTGTTTTTGTTCATGGTTTGGCAGATCCAGAGGTGGTGGCAGCTTGGGAGATGGCGGCAGCTTCAGCCCTGGTACGCTGGGGACAAGATGAAAGTCAAG ggcctaCCACTTCTGTACCGTGTGGCTTTCCTTGATCGCCTGTGGAAGCAGAagtcagaggaggaagaggaggcatTTCTGGATCCACTGAAGACATGTTCTCTTCCTAAAGGAGCTCCTATTGGAGAGCAAGTCACTACAGCCCCATCCCAGCCATCCTGTAATTCTGAAGGCCTCCACAAGGCCACAGGTACACTAGAGCAAGGACTCACACagaccccaaaccctcccagaTCCTTCCCCACCTTTCAGATCTTGACCAACCTGCCTGTGAGGCACACGACAGCATCAGGGAGCCGCCCACAGGAGAGAAAAAGCCAGTTCTTCTGGGGTCTGCCCTCTCTGCACAGTGAGTCCTTGGAGGCCATCTTCCTGAGCACAGGTGGCCTCTCTCCCTTGAAGCTATCTGTTAGTCCCTCTGTCGTCTTTAACAAGCTTGCCTTCCTGCCTAGATCCCCAGTATTGCTGCTTCCCCAGTATTGCTTCCCAACCCCGCttaccacccaggaagcccatactACAGAGGATCTGGAAAGGATGGCCTCTGATCCTGAGCAACTTCCCTCTCCATCTTCccctcctgtcccatcacttccccTTCATCTTAACCCCTTTCCCATGGACCATACAAGAGTCCTATCTGGCACTGAGGCAAATACACAGT CTCAAGGAACTAGCATCCTGGGAGTTCCACCTGCAGATGAGACTCAATGGGGAACCACAGGACCTAAAGAGAGTGCTCAAGCCTTTCAGCCTCCAATGCCAGGCCCCTGCCAGCCCCCAGACTCGCTGTCAGAAGCccaggaagtcagtcctgaaggagGACCTTCTGCAACCAAGGATTTCTGGGGATCCTCAGGACACAGAGCGAGCCCTATGGCCTCTGGGTCTCCAATGTcagccctctgccctcccccacaccccctgccAGAACTCCTGGGAGGCAGACTCCTGGGAGAGTCATCTGGATATGAGCCCCAGTGGAGATACAAAGAAAATTCAACAAAACCTCGGGCCTCTGAGCCTCCAGCCTTTGACCTCGACCCAGGACTCCATGGAACAAGATCTGCTTGTGTTCCATCAGAATCTGAGACTCCGAGGAAGGGCATGGAGAGTAAAGAAAATCTTTGGGTCTCCACAGAACCAGTTTCACCTCCCAGCTTCCCCTCAGCTTCTCTGGAGTCCGTAGGCACAGGTGTGCAggcagtcttgtctgactccaaTGCCTTGAGGGGGGCCATGAGGCAGAGAGACAACCTCTGGACTTCAgagtccccagcccctggccacagCCTATCTGTAGCTCCTGTTCTAGAACACCACAGAATCAGTCCTATGGGAGGCCTCGCTGGGTCAGAAACTGCATGGAAGGACACCAATCACTCCAGGAATTCCTGGGCTTCTGAATCCCCATCTCTGGCCTTCAGCACACCCCCAGTTCTTGTACTGGATTCCCTCAGAGCTAGCCCTATGGGGGTCCTGTTTGAATCTGAAGCTAGATGTGGGGATCTTGGAGGGAGAAAGGACTCCCGGATCTCGGAGCTCCCAGGCAGCAGCTTACCCCAAGACCCACATGGAACCAACTCCCTGGGAATCCAGCCTGACTCTGAGCCTATTCACAGGGACGTGGAGCAGAAAGAAATCTGCTGGGTTCCTGCGTCCCCAGTGTGGGGCCCCAGCCCACTCCCAAACTCTCACACGAGTGAGCCTATTGGAGACAAACGTGACGATAAGCCTGGGGGGGAAACAGTGAAACATACAGAGAACTGCAGGACCACTGAACTCCCAGCCTTAACTCCCAGGTTCTCTGCTCTTCTACCAGATCCACACATTGACCTTGAGTTTGTGAGGAGGAATATGCAACACCTCAGAGGGAACCCCCGGGACCCCAATCCTCCAGCAGTGGATCCCCTACAGCCAATACCCTGGCCTCCCGCCCAAGCTCAAGCTCTGAAGATTGAGTCCAACCAACCTGGCCTACCCAAGGGAGGGCTGTTAACAGGGGCTAACGCAGAGACTCCATCTTCCCAGGGTGAGGCTATCCCAAAGGTGCCCACCTACCCCGGGATCCAGGCCTGGCGCTGGAGTAAGGAGTTGGAACTCAGGCTGGACAAACTACAGCAGATCCCTGCTTCCAGATCTGCAAGTCAGCCATTCAGCAGATCCTTTACCCTGAGCTCCGCAACTCAAGCCACCCGGAAACTCTCTTCTTGCCCACCACAGCAGACTCATCCCCCAAGTCCTTGGCCCCACTCTTCAAGCTGTCATACCCCCAAAGCTCAGAGCACAGTAACTCAGCCTGTCCAGGTCCCCTACTGTTATCACCCCCCCTTCTCTTTCCAACCTCAGATACAAAAGTCTGGCAGGCCAGAACAAGGGCCTCAGAAAGAGCAAAGAAAGCAAGCAAAGACGGTGTACCAGATCTCACCCCAAGAGTCATGTGTTCACGTGGAGTCTGGTGAGAACTGCCGGGGCCAGGAAGAGCCCGCGAACCCTGCGGCTGCAGCCTCAGGCAAGAGACAAGACCAAGCTTCAGCTCTGTCTTCAGCCAAAAAGCGAGCCAGCCCCAGGAACCCCCAAGAGGGAGACCATGGAGAAGCAGATGCAAGCTTGGGGTCATCCACAGTTACAGGGGAAAGCCACCCAGCTCAGGCCAGATTAGCAGAGAACCCTGTCAGCAGACGTTCACGAAGATCTCAGCACAGCGACCAGTGCTCTCCACGCACTGCTTCCTCCCCCCAGCCTCACTCCAAGTATGTAAGTTCCCAAGGTCAGAGAGGGGCAAGGCTGGGAACTCCTGACATTCTGGCCCCTAGGCACTGTAAGCCCTGCCCTTGGGCACGGAAGCATCTTTCCTCCTCACCCCCCGCTCCCCTTACCAGCAGTCTTCAATGGATATTAGCCAAGTTTCTGGGTACCCATGAACCCATGCCCACCAAATCCATCAGGAGAGGAAAGCCTGGTAGCACTGGCATCCAATACAAGTATCCCAAGAAATGA
- the LOC133048483 gene encoding acidic leucine-rich nuclear phosphoprotein 32 family member B-like has translation MDMKRRTHLELRNRTPAAVRELVLDNCKSNDGKTEGLTAEFVNLEFLGLINVGLISVSNLPELPKLKKLELSDNGICGGLDVLAEKLTNLTHLNLSGSKLKDISTLEPLKKLECLKSLDLFNCEVTNLNDYRESVFKLLP, from the coding sequence atggaCATGAAGAGGAGGACCCACCTGGAGCTGAGGAACCGAACCCCGGCAGCTGTTCGAGAACTTGTCCTGGACAATTGCAAATCAaatgatgggaaaactgagggctTAACAGCTGAATTTGTGAACTTAGAGTTCCTCGGTTTAATAAATGTAGGCTTGATTTCAGTTTCAAATCTTCCCGAACTACCTAAATTGAAAAAGCTTGAGCTCAGTGACAATGGAATCTGTGGAGGTCTGGATGTGTTAGCAGAAAAACTTACAAATCTTACACATCTAAACTTAAGTGGAAGTAAACTGAAAGATATCAGCACCCTGGAACCTTTGAAAAAGTTGGAATGTCTGAAGAGCCTGGATCTGTTTAACTGTGAGGTTACTAACCTGAATGACTACCGAGAGAGTGTCTTCAAGCTCCTGCCCTAG
- the DNAJB5 gene encoding dnaJ homolog subfamily B member 5 isoform X1 → MGKDYYKILGIPSGANEDEIKKAYRKMALKYHPDKNKEPNAEEKFKEIAEAYDVLSDPKKRGLYDQYGEEGLKTGGGSSGGSSGSFHYTFHGDPHATFASFFGGSNPFDIFFASSRSARPFSGFDPDDMDVDEDDDPFGAFGRFGFNGLSRGPRRAPEPLYPRRKVQDPPVVHELRVSLEEIYHGSTKRMKITRRRLNPDGRTVRTEDKILHIVIKRGWKEGTKITFPKEGDATPDNIPADIVFVLKDKPHAHFRRDGTNVLYSALISLKEALCGCTVNIPTIDGRVIPLPCNDVIKPGTVKRLRGEGLPFPKVPTQRGDLIVEFKVRFPDRLTPQTRQILKQHLPCS, encoded by the exons ATGGGAAAGGATTACTACAAGATTCTTGGGATCCCGTCTGGAGCCAACGAGGATGAGATCAAGAAAGCCTATCGGAAGATGGCCTTGAAGTACCATCCAGATAAGAACAAAGAACCCAATGCTGAGGAGAAGTTTAAGGAGATTGCAGAGGCCTATGATGTGCTGAGTGACCCTAAGAAACGGGGCCTGTATGACCAGTATGGGGAGGAAG GCCTGAAGACTGGCGGCGGTTCCTCAGGTGGCTCCAGCGGCTCCTTTCACTACACCTTCCATGGAGACCCCCACGCCACCTTTGCCTCCTTCTTTGGAGGCTCCAACCCCTTCGATATCTTCTTTGCCAGCAGTCGCTCAGCTCGCCCCTTCAGTGGCTTTGACCCAGACGACATGGATGTGGATGAAGATGATGACCCGTTTGGCGCCTTTGGTCGCTTTGGCTTCAATGGGCTGAGCAGGGGTCCAAGGCGAGCCCCAGAACCACTATACCCTCGGCGCAAGGTTCAGGACCCACCTGTGGTGCATGAGTTGAGGGTGTCCCTGGAGGAAATCTACCATGGCTCCACCAAACGCATGAAGATCACAAGGCGGCGCCTTAACCCTGATGGGCGAACTGTGCGCACCGAGGACAAGATCCTGCATATTGTCATCAAACGTGGTTGGAAGGAAGGCACCAAGATCACCTTCCCCAAAGAGGGTGATGCCACACCTGACAACATCCCTGCCGACATCGTCTTTGTGCTCAAAGACAAGCCCCATGCACACTTCCGCCGAGATGGTACCAACGTGCTCTACAGTGCCCTGATCAGCCTCAAGGAG GCGCTGTGTGGCTGCACCGTGAACATTCCCACCATTGATGGCCGAGTGATCCCTTTGCCCTGCAATGATGTCATCAAGCCAGGCACCGTGAAGAGACTCCGTGGGGAGGGCCTTCCCTTCCCCAAGGTGCCCACCCAGCGGGGAGATCTCATTGTCGAGTTCAAAGTTCGGTTCCCAGATAGATTAACACCACAGACACGGCAGATCCTTAAGCAACACCTACCTTGTTCCTAG